A section of the Agarivorans litoreus genome encodes:
- the coaBC gene encoding bifunctional phosphopantothenoylcysteine decarboxylase/phosphopantothenate--cysteine ligase CoaBC yields MLTGKKILLAITGGIAAYKMPELVRRLKEQGAEVKVVMTKHATHFITPLTLQAVSGEPVGLEVVDPAQEASMGHIAYAKWPDLVLMAPATANSIAKYTHGLADELVSTLMLATAAPIAIAPAMNQQMYQAAATQANLSQLRQRQVQIWGPAQGEQACGDVGPGRMLEPAQLLTHIKEFFAPKAPALLKDVNVMITAGPTREAIDPVRYISNHSSGKMGFALAAAAEQLGAKVTVVSGPVNLSTPAGVTKVAVNTAQQMLDATLKQVASCDIFIACAAVADYRVADVAEQKIKKTDDSDEMQLRLVKNPDIVATIAGLANKPFTVGFAAETQDVAHYAQDKMARKNLDMIAANDVSKPEQGFNSEQNALSVFWPTGHQQLDLADKSELAQQLMALIAKQYAAQ; encoded by the coding sequence ATGTTAACGGGAAAGAAGATCCTACTCGCGATTACAGGCGGGATTGCGGCATACAAAATGCCAGAGTTAGTGCGTCGTCTAAAAGAGCAGGGCGCCGAAGTAAAAGTGGTAATGACCAAACACGCCACCCACTTTATTACTCCCTTAACGCTACAAGCAGTATCTGGCGAACCAGTAGGCTTAGAAGTGGTCGATCCCGCTCAAGAAGCATCCATGGGTCACATCGCCTACGCCAAATGGCCAGATTTAGTATTAATGGCACCAGCCACCGCAAATAGTATTGCCAAATATACCCATGGTTTAGCTGACGAATTAGTAAGCACATTAATGCTAGCAACTGCCGCTCCCATTGCTATTGCGCCAGCAATGAACCAACAAATGTACCAAGCAGCCGCTACTCAGGCTAATTTAAGCCAGCTTAGGCAACGCCAAGTGCAAATATGGGGCCCAGCCCAAGGCGAGCAAGCTTGTGGCGATGTAGGCCCAGGTAGGATGCTTGAGCCCGCTCAACTGCTCACTCACATTAAAGAGTTTTTTGCTCCCAAAGCCCCAGCGCTACTAAAAGACGTAAATGTGATGATTACCGCTGGCCCTACTCGTGAAGCGATTGATCCGGTGCGTTATATAAGCAATCACAGCTCCGGTAAAATGGGCTTTGCTTTAGCCGCAGCAGCTGAACAACTTGGCGCCAAGGTTACAGTAGTTTCAGGCCCGGTGAACTTAAGTACACCAGCAGGCGTAACTAAGGTGGCGGTAAATACTGCCCAGCAAATGCTCGACGCAACACTAAAGCAAGTCGCAAGCTGTGATATTTTCATCGCTTGTGCGGCCGTCGCCGATTATCGCGTGGCCGATGTTGCCGAGCAAAAAATAAAGAAAACCGATGACAGCGACGAAATGCAGTTACGTTTGGTGAAAAACCCAGATATTGTAGCCACCATTGCTGGTTTAGCGAATAAGCCCTTTACCGTGGGTTTTGCTGCAGAAACACAAGATGTAGCGCATTACGCACAAGATAAAATGGCGCGGAAAAATCTAGACATGATCGCCGCCAACGACGTATCAAAGCCCGAACAAGGCTTTAATAGTGAACAAAATGCCCTATCGGTATTTTGGCCAACTGGCCATCAGCAATTAGACCTCGCTGATAAATCAGAATTGGCACAACAATTAATGGCATTAATCGCCAAGCAGTACGCTGCACAATAA
- the radC gene encoding RadC family protein, whose translation MAICDWPAEQRPREKLLNSGAQSLSDAELLAIFLRVGCAGLDAVSLAQHLLAQFGSLRAVLAADHQQFCAEKGLGSAKFAQLHASIEMSRRYLLADISENSVLDSAESAKNYLSMELSHQQREVFAILLLDNQHRVLQFAPLFFGTIDAASVYPRVVVQRVLEKNAAAVIFAHNHPSGVAEPSLADKQITTKLIKALALIDVRVLDHVVVGCGETVSFAERGWI comes from the coding sequence ATGGCAATTTGTGATTGGCCGGCCGAACAGCGGCCAAGAGAAAAGCTATTAAATAGTGGTGCCCAAAGTTTAAGTGATGCTGAATTACTGGCAATTTTTTTGCGGGTAGGATGTGCCGGATTAGATGCGGTGAGTTTAGCCCAGCACTTATTAGCCCAATTTGGATCCTTGCGCGCGGTGTTAGCAGCCGATCATCAACAGTTTTGTGCTGAAAAAGGTTTGGGTAGTGCAAAATTTGCACAGTTACATGCCTCGATAGAAATGAGTCGGCGTTATTTGTTGGCCGATATCAGTGAAAATAGCGTGTTAGATAGTGCCGAATCGGCAAAAAACTACCTTTCTATGGAATTATCTCACCAACAACGCGAAGTATTTGCAATATTGCTATTGGATAATCAGCATCGAGTGTTACAATTCGCGCCGCTATTTTTCGGAACGATTGATGCCGCCAGTGTTTATCCACGGGTGGTGGTACAGCGAGTATTAGAAAAAAATGCTGCTGCAGTAATATTTGCCCATAATCACCCCTCGGGTGTGGCAGAGCCAAGTTTGGCTGATAAGCAAATTACTACCAAATTAATCAAGGCCTTAGCGCTGATTGATGTGCGAGTTTTAGACCATGTTGTAGTCGGCTGTGGAGAGACTGTGTCTTTCGCCGAGCGCGGTTGGATCTGA
- the rpmB gene encoding 50S ribosomal protein L28, giving the protein MSRVCQVTGKKPAVGNNVSHAKNRTRRRFLPNLQSHRFWVETEKRFVKLRVSTKGMRIIDKKGIDAVLAEMRGRGEKV; this is encoded by the coding sequence ATGTCTAGAGTATGCCAAGTTACTGGTAAGAAACCAGCTGTTGGTAACAACGTATCGCACGCAAAAAACCGCACTCGTCGTCGTTTTTTGCCTAACCTTCAATCTCACCGTTTTTGGGTTGAGACTGAGAAACGTTTTGTTAAATTACGCGTATCAACTAAAGGTATGCGCATCATCGACAAAAAAGGTATCGACGCTGTTTTAGCTGAGATGCGTGGTCGTGGTGAGAAGGTATAA
- the rpmG gene encoding 50S ribosomal protein L33, giving the protein MREKIRLNSSAGTGHFYTTDKNKRNMPEKMEIKKFDPVVRKHVMYKEGKIK; this is encoded by the coding sequence ATTCGCGAGAAAATTCGTTTGAACTCATCAGCTGGCACTGGTCACTTCTACACCACTGATAAGAACAAACGTAACATGCCTGAAAAAATGGAGATCAAAAAATTTGATCCTGTTGTTCGTAAGCACGTTATGTACAAAGAAGGCAAAATCAAATAG
- the mutM gene encoding bifunctional DNA-formamidopyrimidine glycosylase/DNA-(apurinic or apyrimidinic site) lyase has protein sequence MPELPEVETSRRGISPHIEKQVISEIVVRQPKLRWPVPELIQCCVGLAILSVTRRAKYLLLETEAGHIIIHLGMSGSLRIVEQGLVAEKHDHVDIVLANGKVLRLNDPRRFGCVLFSQLPIEQHNLLVNLGPEPLHDEFSAKYLIEQASKRSVAIKQFIMDNKVVVGVGNIYANEALFRTGIHPKRAANKVSKVRLELLTDNIKQVLAEAIEQGGTSLKDFTNADGKPGYFKQTLAVYGREGEACDTCGELIKALRIGQRNTFFCPHCQC, from the coding sequence ATGCCTGAATTACCAGAGGTAGAAACCAGCCGCCGCGGGATTAGCCCACATATCGAAAAGCAAGTAATTAGCGAAATAGTGGTTCGCCAGCCTAAATTACGTTGGCCTGTGCCGGAGTTAATCCAATGCTGTGTGGGTTTAGCTATTTTGTCGGTAACGCGGCGGGCTAAGTATTTGCTGCTGGAAACAGAGGCTGGCCACATCATTATTCATTTGGGCATGTCGGGTAGTTTGCGAATTGTTGAGCAAGGCCTTGTGGCCGAAAAACATGACCATGTAGATATAGTATTGGCTAACGGAAAAGTGCTTAGGCTTAACGATCCTCGCCGTTTTGGCTGTGTATTGTTTAGTCAGTTACCTATCGAGCAGCATAATTTGTTGGTTAATTTGGGGCCTGAGCCCTTACATGATGAGTTCTCAGCTAAGTATTTAATTGAGCAAGCCAGCAAGCGCAGTGTGGCGATTAAACAATTTATTATGGATAACAAAGTGGTCGTGGGCGTAGGTAATATCTATGCGAACGAAGCTTTGTTTAGAACGGGCATCCACCCTAAACGTGCCGCTAACAAAGTGAGTAAAGTGCGCCTAGAATTGCTAACCGACAATATTAAACAAGTGTTGGCGGAAGCCATTGAACAAGGTGGCACTAGCCTTAAAGATTTTACCAATGCCGATGGCAAGCCTGGCTACTTTAAGCAAACCTTAGCGGTATATGGCAGAGAAGGCGAAGCTTGTGATACTTGCGGGGAGTTGATTAAGGCATTGCGCATTGGTCAGCGCAATACCTTCTTTTGCCCGCACTGTCAGTGCTAG
- the coaD gene encoding pantetheine-phosphate adenylyltransferase — translation MTTRVIYPGTFDPVTNGHSDLIQRAARMFDTVIVAVAASPSKQPLFSLEERVKLLEQTISTNTNIEVIGFTGLLVDLAKQQNANVLLRGLRTGSDFEYEMQLADMNRQLDPNLESVFLTPGEGVSFISSTLIKEVAKHGGEIERFVAPHVARAVSEKLAK, via the coding sequence ATGACCACTCGAGTGATTTACCCCGGCACCTTTGATCCAGTGACCAACGGCCATAGCGATTTAATCCAACGCGCGGCGCGCATGTTCGACACAGTAATTGTGGCGGTTGCCGCCAGTCCCAGTAAACAACCTCTGTTTAGCTTAGAAGAAAGGGTTAAGTTGCTGGAGCAAACGATTAGTACCAATACCAATATTGAAGTGATTGGTTTTACCGGCTTATTGGTAGATTTAGCCAAACAACAAAATGCCAACGTATTATTACGAGGCTTGCGCACCGGTTCTGATTTTGAATATGAGATGCAGCTAGCCGACATGAACCGTCAACTGGATCCCAACTTAGAAAGTGTGTTTCTTACGCCGGGTGAGGGAGTGAGTTTTATTTCCTCTACCCTGATTAAAGAAGTGGCCAAACATGGCGGCGAAATCGAACGCTTTGTTGCGCCGCATGTTGCCCGAGCCGTCAGTGAGAAACTCGCTAAATAA
- a CDS encoding Crp/Fnr family transcriptional regulator, producing the protein MDSEQIAWPCELSSETKLQLTAISRSVNSNNANLPANHWLMDGVYYLRQGMLTVTLTSDSDKQYLSTVVAKDDWFGVLAIDRADPLVVAIVEVAPSSYWFFPAASIDKLAKGNAEIYKWLYFAACQFQPRLLGAVISEHHSRRTRVVYVLLELSARQTTISGALPQLKVSQQKLSEICCLTRPRLNEVLKALQQQGLIVVQRGAIQLLDLAALEREISQLYFSLSDSNPSFFPTAK; encoded by the coding sequence ATGGATAGCGAGCAAATAGCCTGGCCCTGTGAGTTGAGCAGCGAAACCAAGTTGCAATTGACTGCTATTTCACGCAGCGTCAACTCAAACAACGCCAACTTACCTGCCAACCACTGGCTGATGGATGGGGTCTACTACTTACGGCAAGGCATGCTCACGGTCACCCTGACTTCAGACAGTGACAAGCAATATTTGAGCACGGTGGTGGCCAAAGATGATTGGTTTGGCGTGTTGGCCATCGACCGGGCCGACCCCTTGGTAGTGGCTATCGTTGAGGTGGCGCCAAGCAGTTATTGGTTTTTCCCTGCCGCCAGCATTGATAAGTTGGCCAAAGGCAACGCCGAGATTTACAAATGGCTGTACTTCGCCGCCTGCCAGTTTCAACCGCGGCTGCTGGGGGCGGTGATATCGGAGCACCATAGTCGCCGCACCCGAGTGGTCTATGTTTTGCTCGAGCTTAGCGCGCGCCAAACCACTATCAGCGGTGCTTTGCCCCAGCTTAAGGTATCGCAGCAAAAGCTCAGTGAGATCTGCTGCTTAACTCGGCCGCGGCTCAATGAGGTGCTTAAGGCGCTGCAGCAACAAGGGCTGATAGTAGTGCAGCGCGGCGCCATCCAATTGCTTGATTTAGCCGCTTTGGAGCGTGAAATTAGTCAGCTTTATTTTTCGCTAAGTGACTCTAATCCATCCTTTTTTCCAACCGCAAAATAA
- a CDS encoding CHASE4 domain-containing protein has translation MKLAQSIEKRLIGMVLLSIGLMFVLVSASSWLFIESEKQHWEQRQISRLEVIAEKLVANQFDALRQLAVSYALADDTYLYVENANLDFVLRKMQKASLSYTQLSAVLVTDRQGYYLHGTSLLSKGEQNLLFELLLQPHPAIDSQRPDSGAIYLDQMVFIYVRMPISNSTGEAAHNGHAYVVRAFDERMLNQLSDDLGHQFRIQYNTESAIRLKASFQKGWRTEPIAAKYFEHEIEAHYAIHLGHGERTPHDFVINFERELQSLATPLLWVVPQLLGITVLSLVLVRIVRRQFTQPLTEISQQLQLSQSSDPEERPLKEDRQDELGLLAKNINRLYRQAYSQNQFSSLLLSSIGEVIITVQSNGLVSFANQAAANWLKMDPKTLCNKHLALLVTCVDHAEHSVEKWLHRVLQQQELNVYAQLRSCSQPLQTRYAQVFAHPLLTAKGDSEGAVFILRLEKRMD, from the coding sequence ATGAAATTAGCACAGAGTATCGAAAAACGGCTGATTGGCATGGTGCTACTCAGCATCGGCCTAATGTTTGTTTTGGTTAGCGCCAGTTCTTGGCTGTTTATAGAAAGTGAAAAGCAACACTGGGAACAGCGTCAGATATCCCGCTTGGAGGTGATTGCCGAAAAGCTGGTGGCCAATCAGTTTGATGCACTGCGTCAGCTAGCGGTGAGCTACGCCCTAGCCGACGACACCTACCTATATGTGGAAAACGCCAACCTGGATTTTGTGCTGCGAAAGATGCAAAAGGCCAGTCTTAGCTACACCCAATTATCGGCGGTGCTGGTCACCGACCGCCAGGGCTACTATCTGCATGGCACCAGTCTGCTCAGCAAGGGCGAACAAAATTTGTTGTTCGAGTTGTTACTGCAGCCGCATCCAGCCATCGACTCGCAGCGACCCGATAGCGGCGCCATTTACCTCGACCAGATGGTTTTTATCTATGTTCGAATGCCAATCAGCAATAGTACCGGCGAAGCCGCACACAATGGCCATGCCTACGTGGTGCGCGCCTTTGACGAGCGCATGCTCAATCAACTCAGCGATGACTTAGGCCACCAGTTTCGCATTCAATACAACACCGAGTCAGCAATCAGACTTAAGGCCAGCTTTCAAAAAGGCTGGCGCACCGAGCCCATTGCCGCCAAGTACTTTGAACACGAGATTGAGGCCCACTATGCCATCCACCTTGGCCATGGCGAACGGACCCCGCACGATTTCGTGATTAATTTTGAGCGCGAACTACAAAGCTTAGCCACTCCACTGCTGTGGGTGGTACCGCAACTATTGGGGATTACGGTACTCAGTTTAGTGTTAGTGAGAATTGTGCGCCGCCAATTCACCCAACCGCTGACCGAGATCAGCCAACAGTTGCAGCTCAGCCAGAGCAGCGATCCCGAAGAGCGGCCACTCAAAGAAGATCGCCAGGATGAGCTTGGCCTGCTGGCCAAGAACATCAACCGCCTCTATCGCCAAGCCTACAGCCAAAATCAGTTCTCCTCACTGCTGCTGAGTTCGATTGGCGAAGTGATCATCACAGTGCAAAGCAATGGATTAGTCAGCTTTGCCAATCAGGCTGCCGCAAATTGGCTAAAAATGGACCCCAAGACTCTGTGCAATAAACACTTGGCGCTGTTGGTGACTTGCGTTGACCATGCCGAGCACAGCGTCGAGAAGTGGTTGCATCGAGTATTGCAGCAACAAGAGCTGAACGTATACGCACAGCTACGTAGCTGCAGCCAGCCACTGCAAACCCGCTATGCCCAAGTTTTCGCCCACCCCTTATTGACAGCCAAGGGCGACAGCGAAGGAGCGGTGTTTATTTTGCGGTTGGAAAAAAGGATGGATTAG
- a CDS encoding ATP-binding protein, with translation MQTNYKLLGLVLLLLGSTLAVSFAPSVANTIADISVEPEPLEPIGQAESLYTDTPSLPKRQLPLHLDYSRKLVIGLPELSSSQRNTQQAAAALRRYLINYWQQWGRNFNYQLSFKLIPAEQAFAALSEQRVDIIATSFYSSAKHTQNLFSIPYINSTSVLYRRAGELPARPKLGVHQLIEQQLPTDLERYYSVEVIEDLALAVEQQRFDLLYSNAPALLESILHQHNMSGDYQPIPAPAYDNALRAAVLPERRELMLDINTGIRTLPVHFIDQAWQQSMGQQNGQFSPISGSYLPQLSLTKQHFIIDHPVLEYGIVGKGWQPYTINQQGMIDGYVVDILELIGSKTGLHFVPREIGSFDAAMQAVKGGSLDLLPNVYKTSERLEQLQFSVAYDDAQSAIVSLQGFDQLADLAQAKLAVIRGYHESELLRQLLPQAELQVFENPNAAVQAVKQGQVDAYVGNYLVNSLLVNSLEDSELEVEPIAPYSETLLLRFATSKKMAQLVSLLDMGLNSLGEQPLAELRQSWVERFNNQQVEQQIDQIYQRLSVAGAALAGVLLLVFLLYQQQQRKRRQTERTIRQALDQAQQAKAQAELSAKAKTDFLARMSHEIRTPMNGVLGMAEALSCTQLSHEQQDLLGTLNGSARNLMALLNDVLDFSKMDADKLSLEHIPLNLSSLVQGVVDNYRHRAKHQQLSLHYQIDPQLSDIYLGDPTRLAQVLNNLVSNALKFTQHGFVDIQLSCLEKGSEGEADRILFAVRDSGIGIAPDKLASLFDPFVQAEGDTTRKFGGSGLGLSICKEIIATMASEIQVQSIQDMGSLFSFELQLQAQTQPEFDLANPLLELPLQYDLSQLRVLFAEDNAVNRKVIQGQLRRLGIEADVAENGLQALQMHQQQRYDLVLSDCHMPEMDGYSLAEQLSAEENSPYLIAITADALSGAAEKCLAAGFNDYISKPCPIDVLESKLQQTAERLGCSLYAHDFACAEERFLATQAEIDALEQIDSRLAAEEIYQDLQQTWQQQDATQLESPSPCSGTAEEAKLNHAHLMEMCGDDPLLAEEILQVFVERSQVDIDELQQVLSQGCGTQLKNLAHRIKGSLRYLGAEQLAELAAYFEQQGQAGRAVPEASAQQLIYGIQQLSQAAKQWLAAQREQDQ, from the coding sequence CAATCGGTCAAGCCGAGTCCTTATACACAGACACGCCAAGTTTGCCCAAGCGCCAACTGCCGCTGCACTTGGATTATTCACGAAAACTGGTGATAGGCCTGCCAGAATTAAGCTCTAGTCAACGCAACACCCAGCAGGCCGCTGCTGCGCTGCGCCGTTACTTGATCAACTATTGGCAACAATGGGGACGCAACTTTAACTATCAGCTGTCATTTAAGCTGATTCCGGCAGAACAGGCCTTTGCGGCACTCAGCGAGCAACGAGTCGACATCATCGCCACCAGCTTTTACAGCTCGGCCAAACATACCCAAAACTTGTTTAGCATTCCCTACATCAACAGCACATCGGTGCTGTATCGCCGCGCCGGTGAATTGCCCGCCAGACCCAAATTGGGTGTCCATCAGTTGATAGAGCAGCAACTACCGACAGATCTAGAGCGTTACTACTCAGTGGAGGTGATTGAGGACTTAGCCCTAGCAGTTGAACAGCAGCGCTTCGATTTGCTCTACAGTAATGCCCCAGCCTTGTTGGAAAGTATCCTGCATCAGCACAACATGAGCGGTGACTACCAACCAATTCCCGCACCAGCCTATGACAACGCGCTGCGGGCAGCAGTACTACCCGAGCGCCGCGAGTTGATGTTGGACATCAACACCGGTATTCGCACCTTACCCGTCCACTTCATCGACCAAGCTTGGCAACAAAGCATGGGCCAACAGAATGGTCAGTTCTCTCCTATCAGCGGGAGTTATCTGCCGCAACTGAGTTTGACCAAGCAACACTTCATCATCGATCATCCGGTCTTGGAGTACGGCATTGTCGGTAAGGGCTGGCAACCTTATACCATCAATCAACAGGGCATGATTGATGGCTATGTGGTGGACATTCTTGAGCTAATCGGCAGCAAAACCGGCCTGCATTTTGTGCCGCGCGAAATCGGCAGCTTTGACGCCGCCATGCAGGCGGTAAAAGGGGGTAGCCTAGACCTGCTGCCCAACGTTTACAAGACTAGTGAACGCTTGGAGCAGCTGCAGTTTAGCGTTGCCTATGACGACGCCCAATCAGCCATTGTCAGTCTTCAGGGTTTTGACCAGTTGGCTGATTTAGCGCAGGCTAAGCTGGCGGTGATTCGCGGCTATCACGAAAGCGAACTACTCCGTCAGTTACTGCCCCAAGCCGAGTTGCAGGTGTTCGAAAACCCAAACGCCGCAGTGCAAGCGGTCAAGCAGGGCCAAGTGGATGCCTACGTGGGTAACTACTTGGTTAACAGCCTCCTGGTTAACAGCCTAGAAGATAGCGAGTTAGAGGTAGAGCCAATCGCTCCCTACAGCGAGACGCTGCTACTGCGCTTCGCCACTAGCAAAAAGATGGCGCAACTGGTATCGCTGTTGGACATGGGCCTGAACTCGCTAGGCGAACAACCGTTGGCAGAGCTACGTCAGTCTTGGGTTGAGCGCTTTAACAATCAACAGGTCGAGCAGCAGATTGATCAAATTTACCAGCGTTTGAGTGTTGCAGGAGCCGCGCTGGCTGGGGTGCTACTACTGGTATTTCTGCTCTATCAACAGCAACAACGTAAACGTCGCCAGACCGAACGCACCATTCGCCAAGCTTTAGACCAAGCCCAGCAGGCCAAAGCTCAGGCTGAATTGTCCGCCAAAGCCAAGACCGATTTTCTGGCGCGCATGAGCCACGAGATCCGCACTCCAATGAACGGCGTGTTGGGCATGGCCGAAGCCTTGTCTTGCACCCAGCTCAGCCACGAGCAGCAAGATTTACTTGGCACCCTAAACGGATCGGCCCGCAATTTAATGGCGCTACTCAACGATGTGTTGGATTTCTCCAAGATGGACGCCGACAAGCTGAGCCTGGAGCATATTCCACTCAATCTCAGCAGCCTGGTGCAGGGAGTGGTTGATAATTACCGCCACCGCGCCAAACACCAGCAACTCAGCCTGCACTATCAGATTGATCCCCAGCTTAGCGATATCTATCTAGGAGACCCCACCCGCTTGGCTCAGGTATTAAACAATCTGGTGTCGAATGCTCTCAAATTCACTCAACACGGCTTCGTTGATATTCAGCTTAGCTGCCTAGAGAAGGGTAGTGAAGGTGAAGCTGACCGAATCCTGTTCGCGGTTCGCGACTCCGGCATTGGCATTGCCCCAGACAAACTGGCCAGCCTGTTTGACCCTTTCGTACAGGCGGAGGGCGATACCACCCGCAAATTCGGCGGGAGCGGCTTAGGCCTGAGCATCTGCAAGGAAATCATCGCCACCATGGCTAGCGAAATCCAGGTGCAGTCAATCCAAGACATGGGCAGCCTGTTTAGCTTTGAGCTGCAACTGCAGGCTCAGACTCAGCCTGAGTTCGATCTGGCAAACCCGCTGCTGGAGCTACCCCTACAGTATGATTTGAGCCAACTCCGAGTGCTGTTTGCCGAAGATAACGCAGTTAACCGCAAGGTGATTCAAGGACAGTTGCGTCGCTTAGGCATCGAGGCCGATGTGGCCGAAAACGGTCTACAGGCGCTGCAGATGCACCAGCAACAGCGCTATGACCTAGTGCTCTCCGACTGCCATATGCCAGAAATGGATGGCTATAGCCTAGCCGAGCAGCTCAGTGCTGAAGAAAACAGTCCTTATCTGATAGCGATAACCGCCGATGCTCTAAGCGGCGCCGCCGAGAAGTGCCTAGCCGCTGGCTTTAACGACTATATCTCCAAGCCTTGCCCCATCGATGTGTTGGAAAGCAAACTGCAACAGACCGCCGAGCGACTTGGTTGCAGCCTCTATGCTCATGACTTCGCCTGCGCCGAGGAGCGCTTTCTGGCGACTCAAGCAGAGATAGATGCGCTGGAGCAAATAGACTCTAGGCTAGCCGCAGAAGAGATCTACCAAGACTTACAGCAAACGTGGCAGCAACAAGATGCAACGCAGCTTGAGTCGCCCAGCCCGTGCAGTGGGACCGCCGAGGAGGCTAAGCTCAACCATGCTCACCTGATGGAGATGTGCGGTGATGACCCATTGCTAGCCGAAGAAATCCTGCAAGTCTTTGTTGAACGAAGCCAAGTCGATATCGACGAACTCCAACAGGTCTTGAGTCAGGGTTGTGGAACCCAGCTGAAAAACCTTGCCCACCGCATCAAGGGTAGCTTGCGCTACCTAGGCGCCGAACAACTGGCCGAGCTGGCCGCGTACTTCGAGCAGCAAGGGCAGGCCGGGCGAGCAGTGCCCGAAGCGAGCGCACAGCAACTAATTTACGGTATTCAACAACTTAGCCAAGCCGCCAAGCAGTGGTTAGCAGCACAGCGGGAGCAAGACCAATGA